The Pagrus major chromosome 5, Pma_NU_1.0 genomic sequence ACAGTTATCATCTACATTAATGATTTTCATTACATGGATACACTTAACATTGagcaaaaactacattttgaatTCATggaattattttgataaatcaACCAGTCCCATTAAGGGTTAATCACGAGTATGGTACACTAATCATCTTCCTGACTCCACCCTGCAGAAGTGTTCTAACTAATATAATAAACATACCTTGTGGATGTGCCAGGTAGGAGAAATGTGTGGTGGAAGAAACAGGGATGGGGTTGAGGGCAGTCTGGGGCATGGGTGGCTGCGGACCCCCTGGAGGACCCTGGGTAGCCATCAGCATCATCGTGGGGTGGGTGGGCGCCGGGTGGTGAGACGGCACCATACCGGACTGCATATGGGCCTGGGTGTGAGAGAATGGAGGTTAGTGTGTGTGACGGTGCGAGAAAAAGTGTGACAACAGAAGGAGTAGAGACAAGAGATGAAACAGACTGACAGCAACGCCACAACATTCAAAgccctaaaaacaaaaaagtgtctTTCCCACtgtggtgaactgttcctttaaagacagaaaacagcccAAAACAAAGTTATCAGCACAGCATTTCTATTTAGCTCAATGGATTTAACATGGTTAGACTAATCAATGAAAggctttgtttttcctctgtatCCTGTTACCGTGTTCCCCTTCCAACTAAATTCGCAAGTGAGACACATCCTAATCTGAACTCAGACTGCCAAAACAACATCCACTGCACTCACAGCATTATCAGCACCCAAAGAAGACCCATTCATAAACTTAAACACCTGCTGGAACTGATCCCAGATTTCCTCACTCCCACATTTAAAACCCCGTACAGGAATCACAGTCAATCTGATTATGAGGCCGGAGCCTCTGCGGTCGGCTGATAGCGTGTTTTGACCTACCTGCTGCACGTGTGCcatgtggttgtggttgtagccGTGCTGCACCTGCTGCGGGTGGATATAGACCGTCTGCTGGGCAGAGGGGAACGATGCCTGGGGACTCTGAGGGTTGGGCCCCGGGGTCATAGAGGGGGGCGTAGGGGCCAAAGCAGAGTACATCTGCTGCTGAGGGGGCTGGTTGGCCAGGTGGAGGGCCTGGGCCGCTGCTGCAGCTACAACACACAATCAGAAATACAACACTATTGCACACAATGCCACAATACTCCTTCTGAAACTATCCAGCTGCAAAAATGAGGGAAAATCACAGCTTTCATCCTGAGTGTACTCACCTGCCGCTGCCTGCTGGTGCTGTTGGTGCTGGACTGGGCTGGCAGCTGGGTGGCTAGGAGGACCCCCGTGTTGTGGGGGGCCACCCTGCTGGCCTTGGCCTGTAGGCGTGGCAGAAGGCTGGGGGTGCTGCGGGTGGGGGTGCAAGGTGGCACTGGGGTGGGGATACTGCTGAGGCATTGGCCCTTGAGACACTGTGACACAGGAATCTTATTAGAACAGCACCCATAATGCAATCGTTTCATTGCATACTAATACGAACATACAACATTGATTACAAAAGAGTTGGGACGCcgtgttaaatataaatatacacgAATCTGatcaaaaaaagaacaaagacaaaaatgtgcTGTTGTTGTGGGCTGACGTACCATACatggtgtgtgtctgctctgggTACTGTGTAGTCGAGGAAGAGACTAGGCTGGGTTGCCCATGCGTGGGAGGTGCCATCATCCTGGCACTGCCCTGCATTACCGGACTGAACACATGCTGCGCCTggaggacacagacagacagacagacaacatcACTATTAGCAAGTCCAATGAGGCAAGTCTTGCCTCTCGGCGGCCACCTTGGCAACGCCCCAGGCAGTTATTTGGGCTTACAAGGCCcttatctaaatgaatgggcAGAGAGCCAGAACAAATCTTTGCCTCTGCCCCAAAacaaggtttaaaaaaatgcctttttccAACAAGTTATACATCTACACATGCGCAAGGTTTCAGGAcacctgtcctcctcttccatgcttATAAGAAGTGCCTCTGCAGCCGCACCATATCGGTTGAAACTGTCGTGAATCTAAACTGTGGGCTCCCATCAATGCAACAATGCGATTGGCTGATATCTTGCCTGGTTCAGCTGCTATAAAGCTGACGATTGGCTTTTGAGGGGGAAGGGGCGGGATATGTGTCATACAAATGCAATCTTTAGCGTTACggacttttctattcaaaaagCCTTCAGTGATCTATCTCCTCGCCGTAatatctggtgtgtgtgtgtgtgtgtgtgtgtgtgtgtgtgtgtgtgtgtgtgtgtgtgtgtgtgtgtgtgtgtgtagacagcATTTCAGTTGGTTTGGCTgtgtttgttcaataaaaaaaaaggttttgtagaaaaatgtgtCCGTTTCTCAAACGTGGGTATTTAAAAGAATTCATTACGGTCCCAAACCCCAGATATTGTATTGTCAATAACAATGCAGATTTCTAGAAGGACTTCGCAATTAATCGAAAAATTATCTAAATAGCAATATGGCTAAGTCCAATGGCCTTTCTTTGATAGAACAGTTAAAGCTTTAGACAGGGAAGGGGGAGGGACACAGAGCAAAGGGCCGCATGTCGGAATTGAACTTGGGCTGCTGCTGAAGACTTAACCTCCTTACATGGGCGCACGCTCTACCAAGGTGCCCCTACGCAGTGTTTTGATAAATGTAacatgtgtgacaaaacagcattataatgactTACTGTGGTGCTGTAGAGATGCCCTGGCCAACAAATCTTGTTCTttagatgtaaaaaaacatgtttgtttggtaaataccccaacaaatgtcacattagcatgatttgagttttttttcagtgaaaatgaaatgagattgtgatgcaaaaatgatcattccaaCCAATCGTGAATCACATCGCAATTGTAATATCCGTCAAAATAATggcaaatgatttttttaaccaTGTCCTGCAGCCATAATTTCTATCAATACCCACACTGCCTCACGTagtcatttaaatttaaattggTGTCTTGACTTGCTCCTCATTAGTGGGGATTTTTCTGGAGATTTTTTATGCTTTAAGTAATTGCACTGAAATTAGCTTCTAATAAAGTTGTTTTCCGTTTAATTTtcatctctttctcctcattATCTCATCCCTTCTTTTTGGACTAAATTGTATCGTCAGTTTCATTAGTGTCAACGCCACTTAACTGAATGAAATTCCCGTCCCTAATCAATATGTTTTCCCTGAAACAGCCAGAAGCCGATCTCCTAACTTCCTCCATGTTCTATCACAACCTGTTTGCGAATAAAAGTTCAGGTGTAAGAGGCAGAAGCCTGCAGTCAGCTCCACAAATCAGAAGTGATTAAATGCTGGCATCATGCTGGCACCCTGTCAAGCTGCTGGACTGCAGGCATCTGTCAGACAAATGGCTGACTAGTGAACAGCTGGGAGAGATACGGACTGCCAGCACTAACTGATGATACCAGAGTAACTGTAATGGTTACATATGGTCCTTGATAGAGGAGCCTCCTGGGCTGAACGTTGTTTTGTTCTGAACTGGCACTGACAGAGTAAATCTTACCTGTGATTGGTAATGCGTCATCTGCTGGACCAGCGGCTGACTGGTGAACTGCTGCGGGCTGCAGGTAAAGTACTGGGCAGAGTAGGCGGGGCTCGGTGCTACAATTGGTGGTCCTGCTGCCGTGGCTGGGTGCATCATGGTGGGCGTGCCTGGTGGGTGGTGCTGGTCTGACCTCTGCTGGGGCATGTTTGTTACTGGAGGTTCATGCAAAGAGATTATATAGGGGAGATGTTTTGTTGAACATCTCTGAAAATCTGAACCAAAAAGAatcatggagaaaaaaagaagtgtaaGTTTTGAAGAAGGAAGATTATTCCCTGAATTGGCCCGAATACAAGATGACTCATTATAAAGATGACCTTTTTTCAACCTGTCTTTGGGAAGACAAACTTTCTGAAGATGAGAAATGTTTCATCAAACTACTACTGAAGGGAAAGGTCCCCCCAAGATACTAGCAGTCAAAAAAGTTTTCTTAAGTCTCTTCTTTTGTCATAGTGAACTGACAAAAACTATAATAAATGTATGTAGGTTGTTCCGGTTAAGTGCAACTATTTCTTCATTCAGTTCAACAGTTCACACTTGTGCTAACCTCAGTTTCTAATATTTCTTGTATCAAATTCTGCCATTATTGGACTATGGCCTTGaatgtttttactttactaCTGTTAAACACTGCAAATATGTGAGCATACATGTGCCCGTCATGCTACGGTGTATGACATGCACCTACGCAGAGGCTACGCTGTAGGTATGGAGTCGATTCAATGCAGAAGCATAAATCAAGCTTTAGTGATGCCTATCAACGTGATGCCCACACAATAATGGCTATTGCCTTGCAGCAGCGTGTGTTACTAGAATAAATCTGTTGGAAAGTTGTGTAGCTCCTTTAAGGAATAGGGCAGTGCGTAATGTTGCAAATACGTAAAGATATAAAACGTGAATACGTGTAGTCCTCGAATATAATAATACGAGTCCAAACATTAAatccacaaaaaaaatatcttcatctTCGGGGCCAATATGGTTTCTTTCCAAACCAGGTTCATGTAGTTAGGttcagagagagaatgagaaagagacACAGGTGACAGGGAAAAGAGATAAAACGGTGGTTATTCTCACCTTTACCTGGTCTATAGGGTTTAGACTGGCTGACTGTCATATGAGGCATCTGAACCTGGTACATAGCTGGAGACTAGAGTGAGGAAGGGAATCAAGAACACAAGTTTATGCTCAATCTTCTTCGGCATCATTTCCACAAGAATGAAAACCAGCCCTCCAATAAGAAACAGGTGATTTTTTTGCTTATTTCTGTGGTCTTTGGGGCTAGATAGATAACCCGTCATTCAACACgtacaaaaacatattttaaaaacacatatgcAACTGCGAGATTGGCAAATATCTCTTACCTGGGACCACATGCATTTGCTATACCGGTCTATAGTTGGGCAGAAAACTAGATCCTAAAACAGTGTTTGTCATCTTTCATTCCTTAACTCCTTAACATTATACACCATGCATTTTCATTACAAACAGtactgcagtgaaaacaaagcCTTAAACTCCTATTAGCTTGCAGCCATTTGTTCAGTAAACAGATGAAGCCAATAGAAAATAAGATGACGTTATAGGTTCATCTGTGATGACAGTTTAAAATGAATTGCAATAAGAAGTTGGCAAACCAACATCTGATGGCATCAATTCAACAAGCAAGCAAAACATCTCAGTATTGATtgggcttaaaaaaaaaaaaaggatttaaaaaattTACAAACCTTCCATATTATGCTTTTCTAatggagcgagagagagaggaggagggggagaaaaggaaaagagaacCACTCTTTAGTTGTTCACCAAAGTATTCTATTGTTTACATGTGTCTGATGTTGGATCACCAAGTTTTTCTTAAAGCAACACAGGAAAAGAAGATTGATTTACGACTACAAATGTAAATAGCTTTCATCAAAAATATGCAAGAAGTGCTTTGAGTTTgcttaaaaatattattttgacatcatactgtatataaacttTACATACTTCCTTTCTTTAAACATTTCTAACCTTGTTATCTCAGATATTTACctaaacatttttcaaataattcagcaaaaataattcagatgaaTAAGTGTTGGGAAGATGAcaagagcagagaaagagaagtgatGACGGGGAAAGCACGTAAGgtgtacaaaaaaaagaaaaaactaaaaaatgttaGATGTAGCCtatctaaaataaaataggtAAAGAAATATGGAGAAACTAATACAGACATTCGTTAGAGATGAatcaagacagaaaaagaaaggaacaaAGTGAGGACAAACATAAGTAGACATGTTGGGAGAGTTCATGGTGAAGGTCGTTAGTGAATTGTTTTAAtgaatttcatactgttttaatgTGATGCTGCACTTAATAGAAACAATCATACTTCATACCTGCACTCCAGGGCTGACTGGTGTGAGGGGATACATCTGTGGGAAGCAGACTGTCTGACCGTACACAGCCGGGGGCTGCTGGACCACGATGGAAGGACTGGGCTGGCCCTGAGGCCGCGGAGGTGTCGGGGTGTTGGCTGGTTTGGGCTGTTGAAGGAGCATATAAAACGAGACAAAAAATGAGTTCACTAATAATCTGAGTTTGttgtatttaaatgatttaatgtggcagcagcagggcaTACTGACCTGCGAATTGAACCTGGGTTTGAACTCATTTGCATTTGGGTTCAGGGTTGATTTTCTCACTTGACTGCAGGAGGAGAGCAAACAGTGAAAAGGTTAAGTTTAAAGGATCAGTATGgaattatcattatatttggaGCTTCACCAATTGATGGATTTTCTTGAATTAATCAGCTTAACTAATTtcaaaattctgattccagCATCTTAACTGTGTTAATTGTTAGATGCAGCCCTGATTATATTCTTCTTGTCTTCTTGTCAAAAAGGTTCAGTATTTTCTAAAATGGATGGGAACTGTAGTTTTTAGCCAACATTATTCAAACAGGAGTGaaaagtgcatttgttgggCACTATCTTATAGCAGCGGATTCATACACATTTGATGTTTTAGTGAGTATTTCCAGCAGAATGTGTATGTAGGATTTAGTTAACCACAGTGCTTTGATTTAGATGATTATGGTATAGCACACAATATATATTAGTCTTTGACTAGGCAGGAAATATTAAGTCTATGTTCGGTCTTTTCATGGgatctgatgatgatgacaagaTATAAATAAGTACAGTCTCCCCTCTCAAGCTTTCACTCACTCTTGTACTGGCTCCTTTTTGTCCtccttgtcttcatgtttgGCTCCACTAAATGCGGAAGTGGCCGTCGTCTGAACTCCCTGTGATGTCACATCCAGCCCCGCTCTCTTCTGGTCTGGGGCTGAAGGAGACGGGGACAATGCAGCGGGGCTGCCAGGCTTACTGGTGTTTGTGGCGGTGGTGGATGGTGTTTGGGCACCACCGGGGGTGCCAGCAGTTATTACTACAACACCATCTTCTGTGCCCTCCCGCCCCGCTGTGGAGGCTTTGTCCAGGGGAAGGTCTTTAGGCTTGTCTGCTGGATCTCTGGGAGGCTTGGTCATCATCTGGTCAAAGGCAGGGTCTGAGTTTGAACTAGACTGCAACTGGAAGAGGGAGGACGATAATAAGAGTTAGACGAGGCACATACAAGCTCCTAATCATGCCAGATTTTCAGTATTTCTATATTGTACAAATGAAAGATACTTACCCTAAAATCTACACTAAATTTCTTTAAATTAtctatttgttttctgtggtcTGGTGCCATAGAAGGGGGTCCTGTAAGATGAGTAGAGGGAGAGACATGAGGGTATCAGTTGTTATGAAATGGATTGAGATTctggaaatatttattttttaagacaaGACAACAACCTCAGTTATATTATATTAGCAGCTATCGATCTCAGGTAAGCAAGCTCAGTGTCcacttttaaatctcttcttaagCCATCTTAACTGATGGTATTTTATTGTAACTATTTTAAAGAatcttttatcttgttttataCTTTGGGTTTTGATCtcactgactttttttatttattgtttttaaatgtaaaacactttgtCTCGAAAGGatctatataaataaagtaattaaaattatACATAAACTCAGATGAGACTGGGGAGTCTCTGAATCATCCCTTCTTCAAATATCTAAGTGATAAAGCTCCGCAGCACTCTGAAGTCTGAAGCATTGTTTCTGAAGTCAATACTGCCGTCTCTAGTGGATGCTGTACCTTTACAGACTGGTCTGGTGATACTAGGTGAGCTATCCAAGGGCTTGATGTTCTCCTTGTTTGCCGTGGGGGATGTTTGTCTTGTCTCCTGGACACGACACTCTTTTGCTGCACAGAACAGAAAAGTAGTCTCTTTATTACCAGGATAAAAGCAGAGATTTGTACTGTAGATAGTGGCAGAACCTACACTAAAACGACAAATACAAGTACGCAGAAATCATGTATGTATATCACACTTAGCATTCTTCATTGACTGGATTAACTTTAAAACTCAC encodes the following:
- the atxn2 gene encoding ataxin-2 isoform X2 yields the protein MSMKAGGNRSKPGGGNTAGAAASGAGGSGGGRQNLGRGRHSGKGPAAVIFNGVYANMRMVHVLTSVVGAKCELKVKNGAVYEGVFKTYGPECDLVLDAAHRKSPEPSIAPRKEDIVESIIFKASDVVVVTFKDVDLNFARKVSSDTDNFTDAAVSSRINGEHKEKDLEPWDGGETHNSDSLESLDTDVSNGWDPNDMFKYNEEKYGVLSTYDSSLSTYTVPLERDNSEEFLKREARAAQLAEEIEASATYKARVALENDERSEEEKYTAVVRGERETHTLSRENKYIPPGQRNREAMSWGPGRQNSPRLAQSSAGPSAPRPGPHDYSPSSGADQRVVNGGSSHWPSPCPSPSSRPPSRYQSGPSSLPPRATTPTRPPSRPPSRPSRPPSHSSHPSYPSSSSSSFSHHGPTSPASTLPKRMSSEGPPRMSPKSQRTPRAHRVPPCRTAGVPPGVDLISHNAPGEVPVTPPTRSSSSGGTWSSVVSGAHRPRSPRQNSMGGASTGSSSLPSPQTGTAPVETAATPTSAPSPTAASPAPNMVASPPGDAKECRVQETRQTSPTANKENIKPLDSSPSITRPVCKGPPSMAPDHRKQIDNLKKFSVDFRLQSSSNSDPAFDQMMTKPPRDPADKPKDLPLDKASTAGREGTEDGVVVITAGTPGGAQTPSTTATNTSKPGSPAALSPSPSAPDQKRAGLDVTSQGVQTTATSAFSGAKHEDKEDKKEPVQDQVRKSTLNPNANEFKPRFNSQPKPANTPTPPRPQGQPSPSIVVQQPPAVYGQTVCFPQMYPLTPVSPGVQKSIIWKSPAMYQVQMPHMTVSQSKPYRPVTNMPQQRSDQHHPPGTPTMMHPATAAGPPIVAPSPAYSAQYFTCSPQQFTSQPLVQQMTHYQSQNKICWPGHLYSTTAQHVFSPVMQGSARMMAPPTHGQPSLVSSSTTQYPEQTHTMYVSQGPMPQQYPHPSATLHPHPQHPQPSATPTGQGQQGGPPQHGGPPSHPAASPVQHQQHQQAAAAAAAAQALHLANQPPQQQMYSALAPTPPSMTPGPNPQSPQASFPSAQQTVYIHPQQVQHGYNHNHMAHVQQAHMQSGMVPSHHPAPTHPTMMLMATQGPPGGPQPPMPQTALNPIPVSSTTHFSYLAHPQVQPHHQQQL
- the atxn2 gene encoding ataxin-2 isoform X5, with amino-acid sequence MSMKAGGNRSKPGGGNTAGAAASGAGGSGGGRQNLGRGRHSGKGPAAVIFNGVYANMRMVHVLTSVVGAKCELKVKNGAVYEGVFKTYGPECDLVLDAAHRKSPEPSIAPRKEDIVESIIFKASDVVVVTFKDVDLNFARKVSSDTDNFTDAAVSSRINGEHKEKDLEPWDGGETHNSDSLESLDTDVSNGWDPNDMFKYNEEKYGVLSTYDSSLSTYTVPLERDNSEEFLKREARAAQLAEEIEASATYKARVALENDERSEEEKYTAVVRGERETHTLSRENKYIPPGQRNREAMSWGPGRQNSPRLAQSSAGPSAPRPGPHDYSPSSGADQRVVNGGSSHWPSPCPSPSSRPPSRYQSGPSSLPPRATTPTRPPSRPPSRPSRPPSHSSHPSYPSSSSSSFSHHGPTSPASTLPKRMSSEGPPRMSPKSQRTPRAHRVPPCRTAGVPPGVDLISHNAPGEVPVTPPTRSSSSGGTWSSVVSGAHRPRSPRQNSMGGASTGSSSLPSPQTGTAPVETAATPTSAPSPTAASPAPNMVASPPGDAKECRVQETRQTSPTANKENIKPLDSSPSITRPVCKGPPSMAPDHRKQIDNLKKFSVDFRLQSSSNSDPAFDQMMTKPPRDPADKPKDLPLDKASTAGREGTEDGVVVITAGTPGGAQTPSTTATNTSKPGSPAALSPSPSAPDQKRAGLDVTSQGVQTTATSAFSGAKHEDKEDKKEPVQDQVRKSTLNPNANEFKPRFNSQPKPANTPTPPRPQGQPSPSIVVQQPPAVYGQTVCFPQMYPLTPVSPGVQSPAMYQVQMPHMTVSQSKPYRPVTNMPQQRSDQHHPPGTPTMMHPATAAGPPIVAPSPAYSAQYFTCSPQQFTSQPLVQQMTHYQSQNKICWPGHLYSTTAQHVFSPVMQGSARMMAPPTHGQPSLVSSSTTQYPEQTHTMYVSQGPMPQQYPHPSATLHPHPQHPQPSATPTGQGQQGGPPQHGGPPSHPAASPVQHQQHQQAAAAAAAAQALHLANQPPQQQMYSALAPTPPSMTPGPNPQSPQASFPSAQQTVYIHPQQVQHGYNHNHMAHVQQAHMQSGMVPSHHPAPTHPTMMLMATQGPPGGPQPPMPQTALNPIPVSSTTHFSYLAHPQVQPHHQQQL
- the atxn2 gene encoding ataxin-2 isoform X3, whose translation is MSMKAGGNRSKPGGGNTAGAAASGAGGSGGGRQNLGRGRHSGKGPAAVIFNGVYANMRMVHVLTSVVGAKCELKVKNGAVYEGVFKTYGPECDLVLDAAHRKSPEPSIAPRKEDIVESIIFKASDVVVVTFKDVDLNFARKDNFTDAAVSSRINGEHKEKDLEPWDGGETHNSDSLESLDTDVSNGWDPNDMFKYNEEKYGVLSTYDSSLSTYTVPLERDNSEEFLKREARAAQLAEEIEASATYKARVALENDERSEEEKYTAVVRGERETHTLSRENKYIPPGQRNREAMSWGPGRQNSPRLAQSSAGPSAPRPGPHDYSPSSGADQRVVNGGSSHWPSPCPSPSSRPPSRYQSGPSSLPPRATTPTRPPSRPPSRPSRPPSHSSHPSYPSSSSSSFSHHGPTSPASTLPKRMSSEGPPRMSPKSQRTPRAHRVPPCRTAGVPPGVDLISHNAPGEVPVTPPTRSSSSGGTWSSVVSGAHRPRSPRQNSMGGASTGSSSLPSPQTGTAPVETAATPTSAPSPTAASPAPNMVASPPGDAKECRVQETRQTSPTANKENIKPLDSSPSITRPVCKGPPSMAPDHRKQIDNLKKFSVDFRLQSSSNSDPAFDQMMTKPPRDPADKPKDLPLDKASTAGREGTEDGVVVITAGTPGGAQTPSTTATNTSKPGSPAALSPSPSAPDQKRAGLDVTSQGVQTTATSAFSGAKHEDKEDKKEPVQDQVRKSTLNPNANEFKPRFNSQPKPANTPTPPRPQGQPSPSIVVQQPPAVYGQTVCFPQMYPLTPVSPGVQKSIIWKSPAMYQVQMPHMTVSQSKPYRPGKVTNMPQQRSDQHHPPGTPTMMHPATAAGPPIVAPSPAYSAQYFTCSPQQFTSQPLVQQMTHYQSQNKICWPGHLYSTTAQHVFSPVMQGSARMMAPPTHGQPSLVSSSTTQYPEQTHTMYVSQGPMPQQYPHPSATLHPHPQHPQPSATPTGQGQQGGPPQHGGPPSHPAASPVQHQQHQQAAAAAAAAQALHLANQPPQQQMYSALAPTPPSMTPGPNPQSPQASFPSAQQTVYIHPQQVQHGYNHNHMAHVQQAHMQSGMVPSHHPAPTHPTMMLMATQGPPGGPQPPMPQTALNPIPVSSTTHFSYLAHPQVQPHHQQQL
- the atxn2 gene encoding ataxin-2 isoform X8 — translated: MSMKAGGNRSKPGGGNTAGAAASGAGGSGGGRQNLGRGRHSGKGPAAVIFNGVYANMRMVHVLTSVVGAKCELKVKNGAVYEGVFKTYGPECDLVLDAAHRKSPEPSIAPRKEDIVESIIFKASDVVVVTFKDVDLNFARKVSSDTDNFTDAAVSSRINGEHKEKDLEPWDGGETHNSDSLESLDTDVSNGWDPNDMFKYNEEKYGVLSTYDSSLSTYTVPLERDNSEEFLKREARAAQLAEEIEASATYKARVALENDERSEEEKYTAVVRGERETHTLSRENKYIPPGQRNREAMSWGPGRQNSPRLAQSSAGPSAPRPGPHDYSPSSGADQRVVNGGPPRMSPKSQRTPRAHRVPPCRTAGVPPGVDLISHNAPGEVPVTPPTRSSSSGGTWSSVVSGAHRPRSPRQNSMGGASTGSSSLPSPQTGTAPVETAATPTSAPSPTAASPAPNMVASPPGDAKECRVQETRQTSPTANKENIKPLDSSPSITRPVCKGPPSMAPDHRKQIDNLKKFSVDFRLQSSSNSDPAFDQMMTKPPRDPADKPKDLPLDKASTAGREGTEDGVVVITAGTPGGAQTPSTTATNTSKPGSPAALSPSPSAPDQKRAGLDVTSQGVQTTATSAFSGAKHEDKEDKKEPVQDQVRKSTLNPNANEFKPRFNSQPKPANTPTPPRPQGQPSPSIVVQQPPAVYGQTVCFPQMYPLTPVSPGVQKSIIWKSPAMYQVQMPHMTVSQSKPYRPGKVTNMPQQRSDQHHPPGTPTMMHPATAAGPPIVAPSPAYSAQYFTCSPQQFTSQPLVQQMTHYQSQNKICWPGHLYSTTAQHVFSPVMQGSARMMAPPTHGQPSLVSSSTTQYPEQTHTMYVSQGPMPQQYPHPSATLHPHPQHPQPSATPTGQGQQGGPPQHGGPPSHPAASPVQHQQHQQAAAAAAAAQALHLANQPPQQQMYSALAPTPPSMTPGPNPQSPQASFPSAQQTVYIHPQQVQHGYNHNHMAHVQQAHMQSGMVPSHHPAPTHPTMMLMATQGPPGGPQPPMPQTALNPIPVSSTTHFSYLAHPQVQPHHQQQL
- the atxn2 gene encoding ataxin-2 isoform X4, whose amino-acid sequence is MSMKAGGNRSKPGGGNTAGAAASGAGGSGGGRQNLGRGRHSGKGPAAVIFNGVYANMRMVHVLTSVVGAKCELKVKNGAVYEGVFKTYGPECDLVLDAAHRKSPEPSIAPRKEDIVESIIFKASDVVVVTFKDVDLNFARKVSSDTDNFTDAAVSSRINGEHKEKDLEPWDGGETHNSDSLESLDTDVSNGWDPNDMFKYNEEKYGVLSTYDSSLSTYTVPLERDNSEEFLKREARAAQLAEEIEASATYKARVALENDERSEEEKYTAVVRGERETHTLSRENKYIPPGQRNREAMSWGPGRQNSPRLAQSSAGPSAPRPGPHDYSPSSGADQRVVNGGSSHWPSPCPSPSSRPPSRYQSGPSSLPPRATTPTRPPSRPPSRPSRPPSHSSHPSYPSSSSSSFSHHGPTSPASTLPKRMSSEGPPRMSPKSQRTPRAHRVPPCRTAGVPPGVDLISHNAPGEVPVTPPTRSSSSGGTWSSVVSGAHRPRSPRQNSMGGASTGSSSLPSPQTGTAPVETAATPTSAPSPTAASPAPNMVASPPGDAKECRVQETRQTSPTANKENIKPLDSSPSITRPVCKGPPSMAPDHRKQIDNLKKFSVDFRLQSSSNSDPAFDQMMTKPPRDPADKPKDLPLDKASTAGREGTEDGVVVITAGTPGGAQTPSTTATNTSKPGSPAALSPSPSAPDQKRAGLDVTSQGVQTTATSAFSGAKHEDKEDKKEPVQDQVRKSTLNPNANEFKPRFNSQPKPANTPTPPRPQGQPSPSIVVQQPPAVYGQTVCFPQMYPLTPVSPGVQSPAMYQVQMPHMTVSQSKPYRPGKVTNMPQQRSDQHHPPGTPTMMHPATAAGPPIVAPSPAYSAQYFTCSPQQFTSQPLVQQMTHYQSQNKICWPGHLYSTTAQHVFSPVMQGSARMMAPPTHGQPSLVSSSTTQYPEQTHTMYVSQGPMPQQYPHPSATLHPHPQHPQPSATPTGQGQQGGPPQHGGPPSHPAASPVQHQQHQQAAAAAAAAQALHLANQPPQQQMYSALAPTPPSMTPGPNPQSPQASFPSAQQTVYIHPQQVQHGYNHNHMAHVQQAHMQSGMVPSHHPAPTHPTMMLMATQGPPGGPQPPMPQTALNPIPVSSTTHFSYLAHPQVQPHHQQQL
- the atxn2 gene encoding ataxin-2 isoform X6; translated protein: MSMKAGGNRSKPGGGNTAGAAASGAGGSGGGRQNLGRGRHSGKGPAAVIFNGVYANMRMVHVLTSVVGAKCELKVKNGAVYEGVFKTYGPECDLVLDAAHRKSPEPSIAPRKEDIVESIIFKASDVVVVTFKDVDLNFARKVSSDTDNFTDAAVSSRINGEHKEKDLEPWDGGETHNSDSLESLDTDVSNGWDPNDMFKYNEEKYGVLSTYDSSLSTYTVPLERDNSEEFLKREARAAQLAEEIEASATYKARVALENDERSEEEKYTAVVRGERETHTLSRENKYIPPGQRNREAMSWGPGRQNSPRLAQSSAGPSAPRPGPHDYSPSSGADQRVVNGGSSHWPSPCPSPSSRPPSRYQSGPSSLPPRATTPTRPPSRPPSRPSRPPSHSSHPSYPSSSSSSFSHHGPTSPASTLPKRMSSEGPPRMSPKSQRTPRAHRVPPCRTAGVPPGVDLISHNAPGEVPVTPPTRSSSSGGTWSSVVSGAHRPRSPRQNSMGGASTGSSSLPSPQTGTAPVETAATPTSAPSPTAASPAPNMVASPPGDAKECRVQETRQTSPTANKENIKPLDSSPSITRPVCKGPPSMAPDHRKQIDNLKKFSVDFRLQSSSNSDPAFDQMMTKPPRDPADKPKDLPLDKASTAGREGTEDGVVVITAGTPGGAQTPSTTATNTSKPGSPAALSPSPSAPDQKRAGLDVTSQGVQTTATSAFSGAKHEDKEDKKEPVQDQVRKSTLNPNANEFKPRFNSQPKPANTPTPPRPQGQPSPSIVVQQPPAVYGQTVCFPQMYPLTPVSPGVQKSIIWKSPAMYQVQMPHMTVSQSKPYRPGKVTNMPQQRSDQHHPPGTPTMMHPATAAGPPIVAPSPAYSAQYFTCSPQQFTSQPLVQQMTHYQSQAQHVFSPVMQGSARMMAPPTHGQPSLVSSSTTQYPEQTHTMYVSQGPMPQQYPHPSATLHPHPQHPQPSATPTGQGQQGGPPQHGGPPSHPAASPVQHQQHQQAAAAAAAAQALHLANQPPQQQMYSALAPTPPSMTPGPNPQSPQASFPSAQQTVYIHPQQVQHGYNHNHMAHVQQAHMQSGMVPSHHPAPTHPTMMLMATQGPPGGPQPPMPQTALNPIPVSSTTHFSYLAHPQVQPHHQQQL